In Methanolobus chelungpuianus, a genomic segment contains:
- a CDS encoding 3-dehydroquinate synthase II, whose amino-acid sequence MKDKTIWIKADEGNWDDRKTVITTGIESGVDFILVNGADVSRVKELGSVRVAAFAYDNKSGADIVVVGKGGEGDGSKPLPPDYGGSLDVTSAIRLKEKGVKVAGYVIIRNKDYENFAAELGSVCDYLITIGTDWQVIPLENLIAGLQKKNVKLISGVKSSEQAKLAFETMEHGTDGVLLDTRDLNQIKKTAALVESAGVKELELKAAVVTRVEPIGMGDRVCVDTCNLMVRGEGMLVGSQANGMFLVHSESEESPYVASRPFRVNAGAVHAYVKVGEKTRYLSELKAGDEITIVDAEGRQRAGVVGRVKIERRPLVLVEADIGGKIVKNILQNAETIKLVTKDKKPVAVTDLKVGDEILVHSEDIGRHFGMKIEETIIEK is encoded by the coding sequence ATGAAGGATAAGACGATTTGGATAAAGGCCGATGAAGGGAACTGGGATGACAGGAAAACAGTGATCACAACAGGAATTGAGTCTGGTGTCGATTTCATTCTTGTCAACGGAGCGGATGTCAGCAGGGTAAAGGAGCTCGGGAGCGTAAGGGTTGCGGCCTTTGCCTACGACAATAAATCCGGCGCTGATATCGTTGTAGTGGGAAAGGGAGGAGAGGGAGACGGGAGCAAGCCGCTTCCCCCGGACTATGGCGGCTCCCTTGACGTCACATCAGCCATCCGGCTTAAGGAAAAGGGCGTAAAGGTTGCCGGGTATGTAATTATCCGCAATAAGGATTATGAGAACTTCGCCGCGGAACTTGGCAGCGTATGCGATTACCTGATCACCATTGGAACCGACTGGCAGGTCATTCCCCTGGAGAACCTCATAGCAGGACTACAGAAAAAGAACGTGAAGCTGATATCCGGTGTGAAAAGCTCCGAGCAGGCAAAGCTTGCCTTCGAGACCATGGAGCATGGTACAGACGGAGTGCTTCTGGATACGAGGGACCTGAACCAGATCAAGAAGACTGCGGCCCTTGTGGAAAGCGCAGGAGTGAAGGAGCTGGAGCTCAAAGCAGCTGTTGTTACAAGGGTCGAGCCGATCGGCATGGGAGACAGGGTCTGCGTGGACACATGTAACCTGATGGTAAGGGGAGAGGGCATGCTTGTGGGCTCACAGGCCAACGGTATGTTCCTTGTACATTCGGAATCGGAGGAGAGCCCCTATGTGGCATCCCGTCCTTTCAGGGTGAATGCAGGCGCAGTGCATGCCTATGTAAAGGTTGGCGAGAAGACCCGCTACCTTTCCGAACTGAAGGCAGGTGACGAGATAACCATCGTGGATGCAGAGGGCAGGCAGAGGGCAGGAGTCGTCGGCAGGGTAAAGATCGAGAGACGACCCCTGGTACTCGTGGAAGCGGATATCGGCGGCAAGATCGTCAAGAACATACTGCAGAACGCCGAGACCATCAAGCTTGTGACAAAAGACAAGAAACCAGTAGCTGTGACGGACCTGAAGGTCGGTGACGAGATACTGGTACACTCCGAGGATATCGGGCGCCACTTCGGAATGAAGATAGAGGAAACGATCATCGAGAAATAA
- a CDS encoding DUF5654 family protein: MKGEVVDKLAALMTAAFGLIAALAWNDAIKSLFMEGGPLYFLASWGIWAYAIFVTILAVVATIWIGRMAEKSK, encoded by the coding sequence TTGAAAGGAGAAGTAGTCGATAAACTAGCTGCACTCATGACTGCAGCATTCGGACTGATAGCAGCCCTTGCATGGAATGACGCCATAAAGTCACTGTTCATGGAAGGGGGACCGCTCTATTTCCTTGCCAGCTGGGGAATATGGGCTTATGCGATATTTGTCACTATCCTTGCGGTTGTTGCAACCATATGGATTGGAAGGATGGCAGAGAAATCAAAATAA
- a CDS encoding shikimate dehydrogenase: MRTVFAVFGDPVGHSLSPAMHNAAFEALDMECTYYAFRVSREELKAALEGAKAMGFGGVNLTVPLKQEALKIVDADPLAAAIGAVNTVDFRNGMKGYNTDGIGAKLSLEEEGVDIRGSEVLIAGAGGAARAIAFQLAKDGASVTIANRTAEKAIELAADVSAVGNARGCGFENLGSLIRESDVLVNCTVLGMKPDIGGTVATAKDMHSDLTVFDIVYNPLETRLLREAKLAGAKTVTGVMMLVYQGAEAFRIWTGVRPPADVMKRAVLEGLRT, encoded by the coding sequence TTGAGAACGGTTTTCGCTGTATTTGGGGATCCGGTAGGTCATTCCCTTTCTCCCGCGATGCACAATGCGGCATTTGAAGCCTTGGATATGGAATGCACATACTATGCCTTCAGGGTGAGCAGGGAGGAGCTCAAAGCCGCACTTGAAGGCGCGAAAGCCATGGGATTCGGAGGCGTCAACCTTACAGTGCCCCTGAAGCAGGAAGCCCTTAAGATTGTGGATGCTGATCCTCTGGCGGCGGCTATCGGAGCAGTGAACACCGTAGACTTCAGGAACGGTATGAAAGGCTACAACACTGATGGCATAGGTGCTAAACTATCCCTGGAGGAGGAAGGTGTTGATATCCGGGGCTCGGAAGTGCTCATAGCCGGGGCGGGAGGCGCAGCCCGTGCCATCGCTTTCCAGCTTGCAAAAGATGGAGCCAGTGTCACCATAGCCAACAGGACAGCGGAGAAGGCAATCGAACTGGCCGCTGATGTCTCAGCCGTGGGAAATGCCAGGGGGTGCGGCTTTGAGAACCTCGGGTCACTCATCAGGGAAAGCGATGTCCTTGTGAACTGCACGGTCCTGGGAATGAAACCAGACATAGGGGGAACTGTCGCCACTGCGAAAGACATGCATTCCGACCTTACTGTGTTTGACATTGTCTACAATCCGCTGGAGACCCGCCTGCTAAGGGAAGCAAAGCTTGCCGGAGCGAAAACTGTCACCGGAGTCATGATGCTTGTCTACCAGGGAGCTGAGGCTTTCAGGATCTGGACAGGGGTCCGGCCACCTGCTGATGTTATGAAAAGAGCGGTGCTGGAGGGACTCAGGACTTGA
- a CDS encoding phosphoribosyltransferase produces the protein MALPDKFKCVVTNWDYIYDLCRNVADQVKDSGYQPDMIIALARGGWFAGRVLCDFLGLDDLTSLKIEHYIGTALAGTEPRIRYPLAHNAVTGKNVLIVDDITDTGKSLLHSREYVLKQQPREVRTATLQYLDCSVFDPDYCGERLEEWAWVVYPWNFMEDMMDIISRLMTKENRSAWDIASIRHGLYVYHSLDSFSFEIAQPGRLPEIMAEMTRRGTVKQLMENGKPSWQLA, from the coding sequence ATGGCATTGCCTGACAAGTTTAAATGTGTAGTTACTAACTGGGATTATATTTACGACCTCTGCAGGAACGTTGCAGATCAGGTAAAGGATTCCGGCTATCAGCCTGACATGATAATCGCCCTTGCAAGGGGCGGCTGGTTCGCAGGGCGCGTGCTGTGTGATTTCCTTGGACTGGATGACCTTACCAGCCTGAAGATAGAGCACTACATCGGCACTGCACTTGCAGGCACAGAGCCCCGGATACGCTATCCTCTGGCCCATAATGCCGTTACCGGAAAGAACGTCCTGATAGTTGACGATATAACCGACACCGGTAAAAGCCTCCTGCATTCAAGGGAGTATGTGCTGAAGCAGCAGCCCCGGGAGGTCAGAACAGCGACTCTCCAGTACCTGGACTGTTCGGTCTTCGATCCGGACTACTGCGGGGAGCGCCTCGAGGAATGGGCGTGGGTGGTCTATCCGTGGAACTTCATGGAAGATATGATGGATATCATCTCCAGGCTCATGACCAAGGAAAACCGCTCTGCCTGGGACATTGCCTCTATAAGGCACGGCCTTTACGTATACCACTCACTGGATTCCTTCTCCTTTGAGATAGCACAGCCGGGCAGGCTCCCGGAGATCATGGCAGAGATGACACGCAGAGGAACCGTGAAGCAGCTTATGGAGAATGGTAAGCCTTCCTGGCAGCTGGCGTGA
- the tpiA gene encoding triose-phosphate isomerase, producing MSSTLIVLNLKTFLESTGEGAVRIARSCREVADDSGIDIAVAPQFCDIYRVSSQVDIPVYAQHLDSVGAGSFTGHAFAQCIKDAGAVGTLINHSEYRLTLANIDASVSKARETGLASIVCTNNVATSAAAAALGPDYVAVEPPELIGSGIPVSKADPQVVTGSVDAVRRVNPSVNVLCGAGISKGEDLEAALELGSVGVLLASGIVRAKDPKAALEDLVSRVR from the coding sequence ATGAGTTCGACATTAATAGTTTTGAACCTGAAGACCTTCCTTGAGAGTACAGGAGAAGGTGCTGTGAGGATAGCACGCTCATGCAGGGAAGTTGCGGACGATTCCGGCATAGATATTGCAGTAGCACCCCAGTTCTGCGATATTTACAGGGTCTCCTCCCAGGTGGATATTCCTGTTTATGCGCAGCATCTGGACAGCGTGGGTGCAGGAAGCTTTACAGGGCATGCTTTTGCTCAGTGCATTAAGGATGCGGGAGCAGTCGGCACTCTGATCAACCACTCCGAATACCGCCTGACGCTTGCAAACATCGATGCGTCGGTAAGCAAGGCACGGGAGACAGGTCTGGCAAGCATAGTATGCACTAACAATGTGGCAACCTCCGCAGCAGCCGCAGCCCTGGGCCCTGATTATGTCGCTGTGGAACCCCCCGAGCTTATCGGCAGCGGCATCCCGGTGTCAAAAGCCGATCCGCAGGTGGTCACAGGATCAGTGGATGCGGTCAGGAGAGTGAACCCGTCAGTCAACGTCCTGTGCGGTGCAGGCATATCAAAAGGGGAGGACCTTGAGGCAGCCCTTGAGCTGGGTTCGGTGGGCGTGCTGCTGGCATCGGGTATTGTCAGGGCCAAGGATCCCAAAGCCGCCCTCGAAGACCTCGTAAGCAGGGTAAGGTAA
- a CDS encoding prephenate dehydrogenase — MKVLIIGGTGEMGQWFTRFFKSNGYDVSVWGSGGKVEIARKMGVEFVPDLDRAISESDIVIITVPINTTEQVIRETAPKMKSGSLLMDLTSLKVRPTEAMKEYAPADVEILGTHPMFGPSIPGLHGQIVILTPVEDRCRKWYPVIRSLLEDNGAHIEVISPQEHDRFVSVVQGLTHFAYITIGTTFNRLDFSVPESRRFMSPVYDIMVDFVGRILGQNPYLYAFIQMENPEVLKVHDAFMQECSEMSEIVRKQDVESFISRMKEAAVHFGDTSAALRRSDKLINSKIAELDELVNSIGMEKGLRHIYSDVVHVGTVKKVTPRSVVLSTGTKPVSLKLENVRLLSPEELRQWKADNLREHSRDISFIIPKGADPEIIRGIIAADRNVISVRLIDTYTCAKSETGPSVTYRIGIIGDANATVVNNEITALLTGIGCRIRG, encoded by the coding sequence TTGAAAGTGCTGATCATCGGCGGCACGGGCGAGATGGGGCAGTGGTTCACGCGCTTCTTCAAAAGCAACGGCTATGATGTGAGCGTCTGGGGCAGCGGAGGAAAGGTCGAAATTGCCCGCAAGATGGGCGTGGAGTTCGTTCCCGATCTTGACAGGGCGATATCTGAAAGCGATATCGTCATCATTACAGTACCTATCAATACCACCGAGCAGGTCATCCGGGAAACCGCGCCGAAGATGAAAAGCGGCAGTCTGCTCATGGACCTGACATCACTTAAGGTCAGGCCCACGGAGGCCATGAAAGAATATGCACCCGCGGACGTGGAGATACTGGGCACCCATCCCATGTTCGGTCCGTCAATACCCGGCCTTCACGGGCAGATAGTGATACTCACGCCTGTTGAGGACAGGTGCAGGAAATGGTACCCTGTGATAAGGTCACTGCTGGAGGATAACGGGGCTCATATAGAAGTGATCAGCCCGCAGGAGCACGACAGGTTCGTTTCCGTGGTCCAGGGGCTCACGCACTTTGCCTACATAACCATAGGCACCACTTTCAACAGACTGGATTTCAGTGTCCCGGAGTCCAGGAGATTCATGAGTCCCGTATATGACATCATGGTGGATTTCGTGGGCAGGATACTGGGCCAGAACCCCTACCTCTACGCTTTCATCCAGATGGAGAACCCGGAGGTGCTGAAAGTCCATGATGCTTTCATGCAGGAATGCAGTGAGATGTCTGAGATCGTGCGGAAGCAGGATGTGGAGAGCTTCATTTCCAGAATGAAAGAGGCGGCAGTACATTTCGGCGATACTTCAGCAGCCCTGCGCCGCTCGGACAAGCTCATCAACTCCAAAATAGCAGAGCTTGACGAACTTGTCAACTCCATCGGCATGGAGAAGGGTCTGAGGCACATATATTCGGATGTTGTGCATGTGGGGACTGTAAAGAAGGTCACACCCCGAAGCGTGGTGCTCTCCACCGGCACCAAGCCCGTTTCGCTGAAGCTGGAGAATGTCCGCCTGTTGTCCCCGGAAGAGCTCCGGCAATGGAAAGCAGATAACCTCAGGGAGCATTCGAGAGATATATCCTTCATAATTCCAAAAGGCGCGGACCCGGAGATCATCCGCGGGATCATAGCTGCTGACAGGAACGTTATCTCAGTCCGGTTAATAGATACTTATACATGCGCTAAAAGCGAAACCGGACCAAGCGTAACCTATCGCATAGGCATAATCGGGGATGCAAATGCCACGGTTGTGAACAATGAAATCACAGCACTGCTCACAGGCATAGGCTGCAGGATCAGAGGATAG
- a CDS encoding GMP synthase subunit A, which produces MRTLKILVINNYGQFCHLIHRAVRDLDMDTGIIPNTTPVEDILDREPDGLILSGGPTMERAGKCSEYLESIDIPILGICLGHQVIARTFGGEVRQGSSGGYADVEIEIVDEDDILKGLGPRTHVWASHADEVSVLPEDFIRLARSSVCEIEAMKHSERPIYGVQWHPEVAHTEKGEQLLTNFFKVCEEY; this is translated from the coding sequence ATGAGAACACTGAAGATTCTTGTGATCAACAACTATGGTCAGTTCTGTCATCTAATTCATCGTGCAGTACGTGACCTTGACATGGATACAGGTATAATTCCCAACACCACTCCGGTTGAAGATATCCTTGACCGGGAACCGGACGGGCTGATCCTGAGCGGGGGTCCGACCATGGAGCGTGCAGGCAAATGTTCGGAATACCTGGAAAGCATCGACATCCCGATACTTGGCATCTGCCTGGGTCACCAGGTGATAGCCAGGACCTTCGGCGGCGAGGTGCGCCAGGGAAGTTCCGGAGGCTACGCTGATGTGGAGATCGAGATCGTGGATGAGGACGATATACTCAAAGGCCTTGGCCCAAGGACGCATGTGTGGGCTTCCCATGCCGATGAGGTAAGCGTGCTGCCTGAGGATTTCATAAGGCTCGCAAGGTCATCCGTCTGTGAGATAGAGGCTATGAAGCATTCAGAGCGGCCTATCTACGGCGTGCAATGGCATCCTGAAGTTGCACACACCGAAAAAGGAGAACAGCTTCTGACTAATTTCTTTAAGGTATGTGAAGAATACTGA
- the mtnP gene encoding S-methyl-5'-thioadenosine phosphorylase, with product MTDKVDIAIIGGSGIYDTNMLDRVRTVDMDTPFGKPSDSITIGEHGDRTVCFLPRHGTGHRISPSEINSRANIFALKKLGVRRIIAASAVGSLKKELAPLDIVIPDQIYDRTRSRPSTFFEDGIVAHIGFADPFCPEMSSAIADIARSGGYSVKEGGTYVCMEGPQFSTRAESRVYQALGFDIIGMTAIPEAKLAREAEICYSMIATVTDYDVWHEEDVTIEQVIGNAVKNEAAVKDIIVEAIEKISPEQHCMCRDALAGAITTAPEMIFHETRRRLDPLIGRYLKK from the coding sequence GTGACTGATAAAGTTGATATTGCGATCATAGGCGGAAGCGGCATCTATGATACGAACATGCTGGACAGGGTAAGGACCGTTGATATGGATACTCCCTTCGGGAAGCCCTCCGATTCGATCACCATAGGGGAACACGGCGACAGGACCGTATGCTTCCTTCCAAGGCATGGCACAGGGCACAGGATATCTCCCTCGGAGATCAATTCAAGGGCAAACATCTTCGCGCTCAAGAAGCTGGGCGTGAGACGCATCATAGCCGCATCTGCAGTAGGCAGCCTGAAGAAAGAACTGGCACCGCTGGATATCGTCATACCGGACCAGATATACGACCGTACCCGTTCAAGACCGTCCACTTTCTTTGAGGACGGGATAGTTGCACACATAGGATTTGCCGATCCTTTCTGTCCCGAAATGTCATCTGCCATCGCCGATATTGCCCGTTCCGGGGGTTACAGCGTAAAGGAGGGCGGAACCTATGTGTGTATGGAAGGCCCGCAGTTCTCAACGCGTGCGGAGTCAAGGGTTTACCAGGCCCTGGGTTTTGATATCATTGGCATGACGGCAATACCCGAGGCCAAGCTGGCACGCGAGGCTGAGATATGCTATTCCATGATAGCTACTGTGACTGATTATGATGTATGGCACGAGGAAGACGTCACCATTGAGCAAGTTATCGGGAATGCCGTGAAGAACGAGGCCGCTGTGAAGGATATAATTGTAGAGGCCATCGAAAAGATAAGCCCGGAGCAGCATTGTATGTGCAGGGATGCCCTTGCAGGTGCCATCACGACAGCCCCTGAGATGATATTCCACGAGACCAGGAGAAGGCTTGATCCTCTTATAGGAAGATATCTTAAAAAATGA
- the aroD gene encoding type I 3-dehydroquinate dehydratase, producing MVGIGSLDLGKRPGIVAVISDEPVESARAAKWLGADLLELRLDMLEFGSPDEMKRTIERIKSGTGLPCIATNRLQADGGKWQGSEEARIELLKQALPFIDAVDIEIAADEDLRDSFIKLIRAAGKTLIVSSHDFKSTPTVKEMKAILECSFELGADIAKLAVMPLSLQDALNLLQVTLDSGRPVCTIAMGDIGRHTRIAAPCYGSVLTYGSIGKAVAPGQVQIHQLKSALEILF from the coding sequence ATGGTGGGAATAGGCAGCCTTGACCTTGGAAAAAGACCGGGAATCGTCGCGGTCATATCTGATGAGCCGGTGGAAAGTGCCAGGGCCGCTAAATGGCTTGGTGCCGACCTGCTGGAACTCCGCCTTGATATGCTGGAGTTCGGCAGCCCGGACGAGATGAAAAGGACCATTGAAAGGATAAAGTCCGGCACAGGACTTCCATGTATTGCAACCAACAGATTACAAGCAGATGGTGGCAAATGGCAGGGAAGCGAGGAAGCCAGGATAGAACTGCTGAAGCAGGCTCTTCCGTTCATTGACGCTGTCGATATTGAAATTGCAGCAGATGAGGACTTGAGGGATTCATTTATAAAACTTATAAGGGCTGCAGGAAAGACCTTGATAGTCTCCTCGCACGATTTTAAGTCTACGCCTACAGTTAAAGAGATGAAGGCCATCCTTGAATGTTCCTTTGAACTCGGCGCGGATATTGCAAAACTGGCGGTAATGCCGCTCTCCCTGCAGGATGCGCTTAACCTGCTGCAGGTGACCCTGGATTCAGGCAGGCCTGTCTGCACCATAGCCATGGGAGATATCGGCAGGCACACAAGGATAGCTGCGCCCTGTTATGGCTCAGTCCTTACATACGGCTCCATAGGCAAGGCAGTGGCACCCGGACAGGTACAGATACACCAGCTAAAATCAGCCCTGGAGATACTGTTTTGA
- a CDS encoding 2-amino-3,7-dideoxy-D-threo-hept-6-ulosonate synthase, with product MTGIGKKIRIERIMHRDSRNMVIIPMDHGISNGPIKGLIDVPASINKVAEGGADAVLMQKGIVIHGHRGYGHDVGLIVHISASTALGPDPNNKVQVCSVEEVVKMGADAVSIHINVGSETESDQLQQLGMVSEECTYWGMPLLAMMYPRGKDIQNPHDAELVAHVARVGAELGADVVKTLYTGNPDTFRDVVRGCPVPVVIAGGPKTNTDQEFLEMIRGAMDGGARGVAIGRNVFQHENPTKITKAITEIVHFNRSVEEALEMLK from the coding sequence ATGACAGGCATAGGAAAGAAGATACGGATTGAAAGGATAATGCACAGGGACAGCAGGAACATGGTCATCATTCCCATGGACCACGGGATATCCAACGGACCCATCAAAGGGCTAATAGATGTGCCAGCTTCAATAAACAAGGTCGCTGAAGGGGGAGCCGACGCGGTCCTGATGCAGAAGGGAATAGTCATACACGGGCACAGGGGATACGGGCACGATGTGGGACTTATCGTACACATCAGCGCTTCAACAGCCCTGGGGCCGGACCCGAATAACAAGGTGCAGGTATGCTCCGTGGAGGAGGTTGTGAAAATGGGCGCCGACGCCGTATCCATTCACATCAACGTGGGCTCCGAGACAGAATCAGACCAGCTCCAGCAGCTGGGCATGGTATCCGAGGAATGTACTTACTGGGGAATGCCCCTGCTTGCCATGATGTACCCCCGCGGGAAGGACATACAGAACCCCCATGACGCCGAACTTGTGGCCCATGTTGCAAGGGTGGGTGCGGAGCTTGGCGCAGACGTTGTCAAGACCCTTTACACGGGAAACCCCGACACCTTCAGGGATGTCGTAAGGGGATGCCCCGTCCCGGTAGTGATAGCTGGAGGACCGAAGACCAACACCGACCAGGAATTCCTGGAGATGATCAGGGGTGCAATGGACGGAGGGGCACGGGGTGTTGCGATCGGGAGGAATGTGTTCCAGCACGAGAACCCCACAAAAATTACAAAAGCTATAACAGAGATAGTGCACTTCAACAGGTCAGTAGAAGAGGCACTGGAAATGCTCAAGTGA
- a CDS encoding ATPase domain-containing protein, with product MELKPTGIPGLDEILGGGIPRPSTVLLAGNPGSGRTTLGLQSLCHAASEGEKVLYVCPTSKSEKAVRDSLEGYEFYNDSLNIRTYSISSVERDPLTMLVDLGNAVAGMKPDRVMIDPVTPIGFGFPEAERRRFMYSLNSAMGEWNAIVYLTGTMTTSEVCRSVISDIADGVIYLSQNIGKAYNDRRLKIVKFNSAGYLEGEHSFEISGSGMKLYPRLEHVVTESYGNAERTGFGIWQIDGFLGGGLFRRSSTLIEGNTGTGKTLFGLQFIVHGAMNGEPGIISSFEETPQELRQYAANAGLDLKGLEEKGLVSILYTPPSGINACKHALQLKQMIEGTGAGRILLDDISGFDDVFDDNTKKREHILNLIRLFKNSDVTSMFISNDRTAGRDTLTPSAPISPIVDNLLLLRHLENGGEIVKSFYILKSHGTDHEKRLIQYEVTGEGIRISGFRKED from the coding sequence TTGGAATTAAAACCTACAGGCATTCCAGGCCTGGACGAGATACTGGGGGGAGGTATCCCAAGGCCTTCGACCGTGCTTCTCGCCGGGAACCCGGGATCAGGAAGAACCACACTTGGGTTACAGAGCCTTTGCCATGCAGCCTCTGAAGGGGAGAAGGTTCTCTACGTGTGCCCTACTTCGAAATCAGAGAAAGCTGTAAGGGATTCCTTGGAAGGATACGAGTTCTACAATGATTCTCTGAATATCCGTACATACAGCATCAGCTCCGTGGAAAGGGATCCGCTTACCATGCTGGTTGACCTTGGGAACGCCGTTGCAGGCATGAAACCTGACCGGGTGATGATCGATCCGGTCACCCCCATAGGATTCGGCTTCCCTGAAGCTGAAAGAAGAAGGTTCATGTACTCGCTCAATTCTGCAATGGGGGAATGGAATGCAATTGTGTACCTGACAGGCACCATGACAACCTCCGAGGTATGCAGGTCCGTTATCAGTGATATTGCCGACGGGGTCATATATCTCTCCCAGAATATAGGTAAAGCGTATAATGACCGCCGCCTCAAGATCGTCAAGTTCAACAGCGCCGGCTATCTTGAGGGAGAGCACTCATTTGAGATATCAGGGTCAGGAATGAAGCTGTATCCGAGGCTGGAGCATGTGGTGACCGAAAGTTACGGGAACGCAGAGAGAACGGGATTCGGGATCTGGCAGATTGACGGCTTTCTGGGAGGAGGACTTTTCAGACGGTCTTCCACCCTCATTGAAGGCAATACGGGTACCGGAAAGACCCTGTTCGGACTACAGTTCATCGTGCATGGTGCCATGAACGGAGAACCTGGCATAATAAGCAGTTTTGAGGAAACGCCGCAGGAGTTGAGGCAATATGCGGCAAATGCCGGCCTGGATCTGAAAGGACTGGAAGAGAAGGGCCTTGTCAGTATACTGTATACTCCTCCTTCCGGGATAAATGCATGCAAGCATGCACTCCAGCTAAAGCAGATGATCGAGGGAACGGGGGCAGGAAGAATACTCCTTGACGACATATCAGGTTTTGACGATGTCTTTGACGATAACACTAAAAAGAGAGAACATATCCTGAACCTGATCAGGCTTTTCAAGAACAGTGATGTGACCTCCATGTTCATCAGCAATGACAGGACAGCCGGAAGGGACACGCTTACCCCTTCGGCCCCGATCTCTCCCATTGTTGATAATCTTCTGCTCCTGAGGCATCTTGAAAACGGAGGAGAGATAGTAAAATCCTTTTATATCCTTAAAAGCCACGGAACTGACCACGAGAAGCGCCTTATACAGTACGAGGTCACAGGTGAAGGGATAAGGATATCAGGCTTCCGGAAAGAAGACTGA
- a CDS encoding signal recognition particle protein Srp54 — MVMDKLGSSLQDALKKLVKSGRIDERTVNEVVKDIQRALLQADVNVKLVMEMSKHIKERALNEEVPSGMSPREHVIRIVYQELINIIGKSTDIPLKPQRIMMIGLQGSGKTTTTSKLARYFQRKGLKPAVICADTFRPGAYQQLRTLCTKLNVAFYGEEGNPDAVGIVERGLKEFQKSDIIIVDTAGRHSLEKDLIKEMEDIHAVAKPDYKLLVLDGAIGQQASEQARAFNESIGISGVIISKLDGTAKGGGALSAVSETNSSIAFIGVGETPEDLEKFEPDRFISRLLGMGDIKSLIEKAEETLADEELDVQAMMMGRFTLKDMYKQLESINKLGPMKQIMQMLPLGGLGAKIPDDAYQVTGDKLKRYRILMDSMTEEEMLNPRVIGSSRIRRIAIGSGTSAEDVRELLRYHKMMQTAMKGFRGGKFNMQKMMKKMGM, encoded by the coding sequence ATGGTTATGGATAAATTAGGTAGCTCCTTGCAGGATGCCCTCAAGAAACTGGTAAAATCAGGGCGTATCGATGAACGGACTGTGAACGAGGTAGTCAAGGACATCCAGAGAGCCCTTCTCCAGGCAGACGTCAATGTCAAACTGGTCATGGAGATGTCAAAGCACATCAAGGAGAGGGCACTCAACGAAGAGGTTCCCTCGGGCATGAGTCCCAGGGAACATGTGATCAGGATAGTCTACCAGGAACTAATCAATATCATCGGAAAAAGCACTGACATCCCGCTCAAGCCCCAGCGGATAATGATGATCGGGTTGCAGGGTAGCGGTAAGACCACAACCACCTCCAAGCTTGCACGCTACTTCCAGAGGAAAGGACTGAAGCCTGCGGTTATATGCGCCGATACCTTCCGCCCGGGAGCCTACCAGCAGCTCAGGACCCTTTGTACCAAGCTGAATGTCGCATTCTACGGCGAGGAGGGCAATCCCGATGCTGTGGGCATAGTTGAGAGAGGACTTAAGGAGTTCCAGAAATCCGATATCATTATAGTTGATACTGCCGGGCGCCACTCCCTTGAGAAGGACCTCATCAAGGAAATGGAGGACATACATGCAGTTGCAAAGCCGGACTACAAGCTGCTGGTGCTTGACGGCGCCATCGGACAGCAGGCAAGCGAACAGGCCCGCGCTTTCAATGAGTCCATAGGGATCTCCGGTGTCATCATCTCCAAGTTGGACGGTACTGCAAAAGGAGGTGGTGCGCTTTCCGCCGTATCCGAAACAAACTCCTCCATTGCCTTTATCGGTGTAGGGGAAACCCCGGAGGACCTTGAGAAGTTCGAACCTGACAGGTTCATTTCCAGACTGCTCGGAATGGGTGATATCAAGAGCCTTATCGAAAAGGCTGAGGAGACCCTGGCGGACGAGGAGCTCGATGTGCAGGCCATGATGATGGGCCGCTTCACCCTCAAGGACATGTACAAGCAACTGGAGAGCATCAACAAGCTCGGGCCAATGAAGCAGATCATGCAGATGCTGCCTCTGGGAGGACTCGGGGCTAAGATACCTGATGATGCCTACCAGGTCACCGGCGATAAACTCAAGCGTTACAGGATCCTCATGGATTCCATGACCGAAGAGGAAATGCTCAACCCCAGGGTGATCGGCAGCTCCCGAATAAGGAGAATTGCCATCGGTTCAGGGACCAGTGCGGAGGATGTCAGGGAACTCCTGAGGTACCACAAGATGATGCAAACCGCCATGAAAGGATTCCGCGGCGGCAAGTTCAATATGCAGAAAATGATGAAGAAAATGGGTATGTGA